A genomic region of Procambarus clarkii isolate CNS0578487 chromosome 30, FALCON_Pclarkii_2.0, whole genome shotgun sequence contains the following coding sequences:
- the LOC138370035 gene encoding autotransporter adhesin BpaC-like, which produces MLESGETMLASGETMLASGETMLASGETILASGETMLASGETALTSGETMLASGETMLASGETMLASGETMLASGETMLASGETILASHETILASCETILASSETILASGETILASGQTILASCETILASGETILAIGETILASGETILASGETILASGETILASCETILASGETILAIGETILASGETILASGETTLASGETILASGETILASGETILASCETILASGETILASGETILASGETILASGETILASGETILASCETILASGETILASGETILASGETMLASSETILASGETILASCETILASGETILASCETILASSETILASGETILASGETMLASGETMLASSETMLASGETILASGETILASGETILASGETILASGETALTSGETMLASGETMLASGETMLASGETMLASGETMLASGETALTSGETMLASGETMLASDETMLASSETMLASGETILASSETMLASGETMLASGETMLASGETMLASGETMLASGEAMLASGETILASGETILASGETILASGETILASGETILASGETILASGETILASGETILASGETILASGETILASGETALTSGGECYDISYRVISSHKDTVI; this is translated from the coding sequence atgctggaaagtggtgagactaTGCTGGCAAGTGGTGAGACTATGCTGGCTAGTGGTGAGACTATGCTGGCTAGTGGTGAGACTATCCTGGCTAGTGGTGAGACTATGCTGGCTAGTGGTGAGACTGCGCTGACTAGTGGTGAGACTATGCTGGCAAGTGGTGAGACTATGCTGGCTAGTGGTGAGACTATGCTGGCTAGTGGTGAGACTATGCTGGCTAGTGGTGAGACTATGCTGGCTAGTGGTGAGACTATACTGGCGAGTCATGAGACTATCCTGGCTAGTTGTGAGACTATCCTGGCTAGTAGTGAGACTATCCTGGCTAGTGGTGAGACTATACTGGCAAGTGGTCAGACTATCCTGGCTAGTTGTGAGACTATCCTGGCAAGTGGTGAGACTATACTGGCAATTGGTGAGACTATACTGGCTAGTGGTGAGACTATCCTGGCTAGTGGTGAGACTATACTGGCAAGTGGTGAGACTATCCTGGCTAGTTGTGAGACTATCCTGGCAAGTGGTGAGACTATACTGGCAATTGGTGAGACTATACTGGCAAGTGGTGAGACTATCCTGGCTAGTGGTGAGACTACACTGGCAAGTGGTGAGACTATCCTGGCTAGTGGTGAGACTATACTGGCAAGTGGTGAGACTATCCTGGCTAGTTGTGAGACTATCCTGGCTAGTGGTGAGACTATCCTGGCTAGTGGTGAAACTATACTGGCAAGTGGTGAAACTATCCTGGCTAGTGGTGAGACTATCCTGGCTAGTGGTGAGACTATCCTGGCTAGTTGTGAGACTATACTGGCTAGTGGTGAGACTATCCTGGCTAGTGGTGAGACTATCCTGGCTAGTGGTGAGACTATGCTGGCTAGTAGTGAGACTATACTGGCTAGTGGTGAGACTATCCTGGCTAGTTGTGAGACTATACTGGCTAGTGGTGAGACTATCCTGGCTAGTTGTGAGACTATACTGGCTAGTAGTGAGACTATACTGGCTAGTGGTGAGACTATACTGGCAAGTGGTGAGACTATGCTGGCAAGTGGTGAGACTATGCTGGCTAGTAGTGAGACTATGCTGGCTAGTGGTGAGACTATCCTGGCTAGTGGTGAGACTATACTGGCAAGTGGTGAGACTATTCTGGCTAGTGGTGAGACTATCCTGGCTAGTGGTGAGACTGCGCTGACTAGTGGTGAGACTATGCTGGCAAGTGGTGAGACTATGCTGGCTAGTGGTGAGACTATGCTGGCTAGTGGTGAGACTATGCTGGCTAGTGGTGAGACTATGCTGGCTAGTGGTGAGACTGCGCTGACTAGTGGTGAGACTATGCTGGCAAGTGGTGAGACTATGCTGGCTAGTGATGAGACTATGCTGGCTAGTAGTGAGACTATGCTGGCAAGTGGTGAGACTATACTGGCTAGTAGTGAGACTATGCTGGCAAGTGGTGAGACTATGCTGGCTAGTGGTGAGACTATGCTGGCTAGTGGTGAGACTATGCTGGCAAGTGGTGAGACTATgctggctagtggtgaggctatgcTGGCTAGTGGTGAGACTATACTGGCAAGTGGTGAGACTATCCTGGCAAGTGGTGAGACTATACTGGCAAGTGGTGAGACTATACTGGCAAGTGGTGAGACTATCCTGGCTAGTGGTGAGACTATCCTGGCTAGTGGTGAGACTATCCTGGCTAGTGGTGAGACTATACTGGCAAGTGGTGAGACTATCCTGGCTAGTGGTGAGACTATCCTGGCTAGTGGTGAGACTGCGCTgactagtggtggtgagtgttacgATATATCGTATCGCGTTATTTCATCGCATAAAGACACGGTTATTTAA